The stretch of DNA GCGCTTCCAGCAGCGACCGCAACGCCGGCGCCGCCTGCGCCAGGCTGGACCGCTGCTCGCTGTCCATTTTGGACATTGCGGCGGCCACGATCCGTTCGCTGGCCCCGTCGTAGCGCTGGAGCAACTCGCGGGCGCGCTCGGTGAGCGCGATGTGCGAGATCCGGCGGTCGGTTTCGCCGGTGGTGCGGGTGGCCAGCCCGTCCCGCACCAGCGCGCGCACCAGGTTGCTCACGGTCGAACCGGCAGTGTTCAACGCGGCCGCGGCCTCCGCGACGGTCGGCGTCCCGAGCTGGTCCACGACCCGCATCAGCTCGACGCTCGCATCCGGGATCTCCGGCAGCCCGGCGGCCGCACGCGTCAACCGCAGCAGCCGCCGCCGCAGCGGCCCAATCGTCGAGGACAGCTGCCCGGCGATGTGGTCCATCCGGCGAGCCTGGCACACGCTGCGCGATCGGACTACGCCGCGACTCAGGTCATGACCGCCTCGATCAGGTGCGGGCCCGGCTCGGCGTGGGCGCGCTGCAGCGCGGCGCGGAGTTCGTCGCCGGTGGTGGCGCGGGAACCCGGCACGCCGAACCCGCCTGCCAGCGAGACCCAGTCCGCGCCGGGGTCGCCGAGGCTGGTCATCCCGTCGGCGGCCGGACCCGGCTGCTGCACCCCGGCGCGGCCGAGCTCGACGTCGAGGATGCGGTAGCGCGAGTTCGCGCAGATCACCGTGGTGACGTCGAGCCCTTCCCTGGCCTGCGTCCAGAGCCCTTGCAGCGTGTAGAAGGCGCTGCCGTCCGCCTGGAAGTCGATCACCGGCCGGTCCGGGCAGGCCAGCGCGGCGCCGGTGGACAGCGGCACGCCCATGCCGATGGCCCCGCCGGGCAGGTCCAGCTCGGTGTGCGCCGGAGCGGCCGCGGCCACCGCCGGGTACGCGGCCGCGGAGGACACGCCCTCGTTGACGATGATCGAGTGCTCCGGCTGGGTGAGCGCGATGGCGGTCGCGATCGCCTTGGCGTGCAAGGCGCCCTGCGGTGCGCGCAGCTCGGCGGGCTCGTGCGCGGGTGGTTCCGCTGCACCGGAACCCGTGGCCTCGGCCAGCGCCCGCAGCGCCGCGAGCGTGTCCTCACCGGTGTCGGCGAGGGTGTGCACCTGCGTCTCGGGCGGGACCGGAACGCTCGGCTGGTCCTGGTACCCGAAGAACGACACCGGAATCCCGGTGCCGACCAGCACCAGATGCGTGCAGTCCCGCAGCGCGGCCAGGTTGTCCTCGGGGAAGTAGGGCAGCGTGGGCACGGCCGGGATACCGGGGCCGCGCTCGATGCGTGCGGGATTCCGTTCGGCGAAGACCGTGCCGCCGACGGTCGCCGCGATCCGCGAGGCCAGCCGCAACCCTTCGGCGCCGAGCGCGGCGCCGCCGAGCAGCAGCGCGGGCCGTCCTTGCCCGGCGAGCAGCTTCGCCATCCCCTCCACCCGCTCTGCGTCCACAGTGGAGGGCTCAGGTGCCTGCGGGACGTCCGCTTGCTCGCCGCCCTCGCTCCACATGTGGTCGGCGGCGGCGATCAGCGTCGCGGGCATCCGCTCGGCCAGGGCGGCCTGCCGGGCGGCGACGAACTCCGCGGCCGCCGACTCGGCCGACGTGGTGCGGCCCACCCACCCCGACACCGGACGGGCCAGCGAGTCGATGTCGCTGGCCAGCGGCGCGTCCGCCGCCTGGTGCCAACTCGCGTGCTCGCCCACCACGTTGATCAGCGGAGTGCGGCCGCGGCGCGCGTTGTGCAGGTTCGCGATGCCGTTGGCGAACCCCGGACCGAGGTGCAGCAGCGTCATCGCGGGCACTCCGCGCATCCGCGAGAAGCCGTCGGCCGCGCCGGTCACCACGCCCTCGGACAGGCCGAGCACCGTGCGCACCCCCGGGGTCGAGTCGAACGCCTCGACCAGCGGCATCTCCGTGGTGCCGGGATTGGCGAAGCAGACATCGACACCCGCGGCCCGCGCCGTGCTCAGCAGTCCTTCCGCGCCCTTCACGCCGGTTCCCCTTCCCGTAGGTTCCGCGGACATACTCGTCTCGCCCGCACCGCCGCGGCAACCGTTCGTGCGGCACGCCGCTCGGAATCCGGTCGATCCGGTTCGATAAGATGTTCCATTGAGTGGGATACGGATCGAAGGCGGGCGGATGCGCGAGATGAAGTTTGGGCGGCGGAGCCTGCTGTCGGCCGCCGGCATGATCGTGGCCGGTTCGGTCGCGGCCTGTTCCGCTCCGCAACCGCAGCGCCCGCCGGCGCCGCAGCCGCTGCCGCGTCCGCCGATGCCGCCCGCGCCGGCGTCCGGCCCGCCGCTGGTCAACGTCGAGACGGTGTACTCCGAGCACCGGGGCGCGGACACCTCGCTGATGATCGCGCACCCGAACGGCCTGCAGGACACCGCCAACCTGCCGATGGCGCTGTTCCTGCACGGGCGCGACGCGATGAACCCGAGCCCGATCCCGTGGGGCGTGCTGGACGCGCTGCAACCCGAATTCGACGCGGGCAACATCCCGCCGTTCGGGCTGGTGGCCGTGGACGGCGGATTCAACTCCTACTGGAACGACGGCTCCGCCAACGGCGACCTGATGAGCATGTTGCTGCAGGAAGTTCCCGGCTGGCTGCGCGAGCGCGGGCTGGCCGGTCAGGACGGGCTGCCGTTCGCCTGCGGGGGCGTGTCCACCGGCGGTTTCGGCGCGTTGAACTACGCGGCCGAACGCAACATGGCGGGAAGCCCGCTGGCCGCGGTCGCCACGATCGCCCCCGCGCTGCCGGTGACCTGGCAGCACATGCAGGAGAAGGGCGTGTTCGCCAGCGAGCAGGAGTGGATCGAGACCGATCCGCTGCGCCGCGTCGACGAGCTCGGTGACGTGCCGGTCGGCATCTGGATCGGCGAGTTCGACGTGTTCCGGGAGGGCACCGACCAGCTGGCGCAGCTGTACCCGAACACGCCGATCTACTCGGTGGTGCCGGGTGGGCACGAGGGTCCGGTGTTCGACTCGGTCGGCGTGGACGCGGTCGGCTTCCTCGCAGGGGGCTTCCCCGCCGAGGGCTGAGCGCCGCGGTGCCCGGGCGGTTCCGGGCACCGCGATCGGCGCTCAAGCGTCCTGGTGCGCGATGAGGTGTTCCAGCAGCACGCGGGTCAGCTCTTCGGCGGCCTCTTCCGGAACCCAGTGCGAGATCTCCTCGAACATCTCGAACCGGTACGGTCCGGTCACGTGCTCGCCGCAGGCCAGCGCGGCGGTCGAGCCGAGCGCGGGGTCCTCGGTGCTCCACACGTACAGCGTCGGCACCCGGACCTGGCCGATCGGGTCGGCGAACTTCGCGGCGCGGTACCAGTTCAGTGCGGCGTCCAGCGCGCCCGGCTCGGAGAACCGCTGCACGTATTCCTCGATGTGCGTTTCCGGGATCTTGTGCTCGTAGAGCCGCCGGAGCCTGCGCGCGTCGTCCTCCAGCAGCAGCTTGTCCGAGCCCGTCCGGCGGAAGACCTGCATGTACTCCGAACGCCGCTGCTGGTCCTCGTCTTCGCGCAGCGCGCGGCCGAAGGCGTCCAGGTGCGGCACCGAAACCGCGGTGAGCGTGCGGATCCGATCGGGGTGCGCGGCCGCGACCGCCCAGGCGATCGCCGCGCCCCAGTCGTGGCCGACGAGGTCGAACCGCTGCCAGCCCAGCCGGTCCGCGATCGCGAGCACGTCGGAGACCAGCGCCTCCTGCCGGTACTCGAAGACCTCCTGCGGGCGGACACCGGGGGAATAGCCGCGCTGGTCCGGCGCCACCGCGTGACAACCCGCGCCGCCGAGCACGTTGAGCTGCTCGCGCCATTCGATCGCGGCTTCCGGGAAGCCGTGCAGCAGCAGCACCGGCCGGTCGCCCTCGGCACCGGCGCTGAGCGCGTCGAAGGTGCCCGCCTCGGTAGGGATCTCGATGTAGTCAGCCACCCGCACACTCTAGATCGCGGCACCGACGGCGGGACAGGAAAGTCCCGTTGCCGCGCAACGGAATCAGTCCAGCAGCCGGTAGCCCCAGCTACCGGTGTGGGTCTGCCCGGGCCGCAGCACGATCATTCCGTCACCTGTGACGAAAGCGTTCGGTGCGCAAGTCATCGGCTCGACGGTGAGCCCGGCTCGCGCGGGACGGTCCGTCTCCGGCGAATCGTCGGTGTAGACCTGCAGGTACCCGTGCGTGCGGTCGGCCCACAACTGCACGGCGCTGCCGTCGGGCCGTCCGAATCGGACGGTCGCGGTGCCGTCGGAATCCCGGTCCAGGTCGGTGAAAGCGGTGTCCATTTCGGTCGCACCGATCGGCCGGGCGGTGCGGTAGTCGTACTCCGAGCCCGCCACATCGGCTTTGCCGGTGGGGATCAGCCGGTCGTTGGTGACGTAGTAGGTGTTCGCGGGCAGCTCGAACACCACGTCGTCGACCCGCTCGCCGCCGGCCGCCAGGTACGTGTGGTTCGCGGTGCCGAACGGCGCGTCCGTGCGGCCCGCGTTCCGCGCGCTCAACGTGCTGCGGAAACCGTTGCCCTGCAAGGTGAATTCGATCCGGAAGGCGATCGTGAACGGGTAGCCGTAGTGCGGGTGCAGCAGGTGCTCCAGCACCACGCGGTCCCGGTGGTGCTCGACCGGAGTCCACTCGGTGAAGCCCATCAGCCCGTGCAGCGCCGACTCGCGGTCCGGCTCGTTGATCGGAACCTGCAAGTCCTCGCCGCCGAAGGTGTAGCGGCCCTGGTCGATCCGGTTGGCCCACGGCAGCAACGTCTTGCCCTGCCAGCCTTCGCCGATGTCGTCGGGCGCGTGCGTCAGCAGCATCTCGGTGCCGTCGACCCGCCAGGACAGGACGGTGGCCGCGACTCCGCCGACCACCAGGCTGTGGCGGCCGGAGCGCAGCTCGTACAGGCGGCCGTTCGCCGTCTGGCCGTCGGATCCCCGGGTCGCCTGCGCGGCCGCGGTGGTCGAACCGAGGCCGGTGAGCCCGGCCGCCCCGGCGGCCGCGATCGCCGCCCCGCCGATCGCGCGCCTGCTGAACTCCCGGGCTGCACCGTGCCCAACGGACATCGTCGTCCTCCTCGCTGGCTTTTCGATTTTCCTCGCTGTGCGACCGAATTCGCTCGGGATCACGGGGTTCCCGCGTCGATCACCGCCCGGTTGGCTTCGCGCACCGCGTCGGCGTCGGGCTTGAGGATCTGGCGGTCGTAGGTGAAGAACCCGTTCACCTCGTTCTCCACGTCGGTGATCTGGGTGTACACCGAAGCCGAGATCCCCTTCTCGCCGATGATCCGCACCAGGTCGTCGTGCACCTCGCGGTACCTGCGGGTGAGTTCCTCGCGGTTCTCGACGATCTCGTACGACGACGGTTCGCCGGGCCACAGGTGCCCTTCGTCGACGAGCCCGAGCCCGCCGTACTCGCCGTCCACCGAGGCGCGTTCGCCGGTGACCTCCGGCGCGCCCGGACCGACGTAGGTGTGGTCGTCGTAGATGTGCCCCGCGCCGGTGTCCGGCAGCGAGTCGCAGCAGTTCACCCCGCTGGCCGCGTCCACCAGCCGGGTCGGGTCCTGCTCCTGGACCTGCTCGGCGATCCGGGCGGTGTCGAACTCGCCCCAGCCCTCGTTGAACGGCACCCACGTCACGATCGACGGCGAGTTGCCGAGCTGGTCGATCATGTCCCGGATCTCGGCCTCGTAGTTGCGCTTCGCGTCCTCGCCAGGGGTCTGCCCGTTCACCAGCGCGGGCATGTCCTGCCACACCAGCAGTCCGAGCCGGTCGGCGTGCGCGTACCAGCGCGCCGGTTCGACCTTGATGTGCTTGCGCACCATGTTGAACCCGAGCTGCTTGGTCTGCTCCAGGTCGGACCGCAGCGCCTCGTCGGTGGGCGCGGTGAAAATGCCGTCCGGCCAGTAGCCCTGGTCCAGCGGCCCGTGCTGGAACAGGATCTTGCCGTTGAGCGCGAGCCGCGGGCGCCCCTGCTCGTCGTCGACGAGTCCGATCGAGCGCATTCCGGCGTAGCTGCCGACCTCGTCGACCGGCCTGCCTTCGTCGTCGAGCAGCCGCACCTTCAGGTCGTAGAGGTACGGGTCGTCCGGCGACCACAGGTGCGGGTCCGGCACCGGCAGCCGCACGTCCGCGCCCGCGTCCCCGCTCGCGCGGGCCACTTCGCCGCCGCCGGGTTCGCTCAGCACGGCCTCGACCCGGCCGCCGCGGGAACCGTCCGCGCGCACGGCGAAACTCCCGTCCGGCAGGTCCGGCGTGATCTTCAGGCCGGTGATGTGCGAGTCCGGCACCGGTTCCAGCCACACCGTCTGCCAAATGCCGGAGGCTCCGGTGTAGAAGATGCCGCCGGGATCGTTGCGCTGCTTGCCGACCGGGTAGGGGTTCGCGTCGTTGCGGTCCTCCACCTCGACGGTCACCTCCTGCGGTCCGGAATCGGTGACCGCATCGGTGATGTCGGCGCTGAAGGCGGTGGAACCGCCCTCGTGCACGGCGACCTCCTTGCCGTTCACGCTGACCGCGGCTTTCTGGTCCACCGCCCCGAAATGCAGCAGCAGCCGCTGCCCGGCCCAGTCCGGCGGCACCTCGAAGGTGCGCTTGTAGAGCAGGTGGTCGTCGTGGCGCTGGATCCCGGACAGGCCGGACTCCGGCGGGTACGGCACGAGGATCTGCTCGGAGGTTTCCGCGGGGGGAGTGGCGGCGCCGGCGAACTCCCACAGGCCGTTGAGGTTGAGCCACTGCTCCCGCGTCATCTGCGGGCGCGGGTATTCGGGCAGCGCGTTGTCCGGGCCGACCTGGTCGGTCCACGGCGTGGTCAGCGGCGGTTCCTTCGGTTCCCACTGGGGAGCCGGGGACGCCTGAGCGGGCATGCCGGTCACCGTAGCCAGTCCGGCGGCGGCGATCAGCGCCGCGAATCGGAACCGGCGGGTCGCGCGTCGGTGCACGTTGCCTCCTGGGGATCGGTTCTAGCCGCGAGCCGGGAAATCAGGACGAAACAGAAGCCACAACAAGCAACAACAATGACCAGAAACACACGGGAAGTCAACGGCACCATCCGTGTGCCGCGCATCGGAGCAACATCATGGATCTGAACGGGTGTATCCGGTTAAGTTGGATCGGCAGACCACCCGGCACCGGTGCCGCATCGAGGAGGACCCGCACGTGACCCAGCAAGCCCAGTCCCCGCAGGTCGGAAATCCCGGTGCGCAGTTCTTGGCCGCCCGCGACCTGCTGCTGCGCCACCGCGAGGACTACGACGCCGCGCGGGCGGAGTTCCGCTGGCCGCAGCCCGCCGAGTTCAACTGGGCGCTGGACTGGTTCGACACCATCGCCGCGCGCGAGGACCGCCTGGCGCTGTGGATCGTCGAGGCCGACGGGGGCGAGCGCAAGCTCACCTTCGGCGATCTGACCCGGCGCTCCAACCAGGTCGCGAACTGGCTGCGCGGCCTCGGCGTGGCCCGCGGCGACAAGCTGATCCTGATGCTGGGCAACCAGGTCGAGCTGTGGGAGACGATCCTGGCCGCGATGAAGCTCGGCGCGGTGATCATCCCGGCGACGACGCTGCTCGGCGCGGCGGACCTGCGCGACCGGGTCGATCGGGGTGGGGCCAAGCACGTGGTCACCACGGCCGCCGACGCCGCCAAATTCGCGGATGTGCCAGGGGATTACACCCGCATCGCGGTCGGTGGCGCGGACGGCTGGCAGTCCTATTCG from Saccharopolyspora sp. SCSIO 74807 encodes:
- a CDS encoding alpha/beta hydrolase-fold protein, which produces MSGIRIEGGRMREMKFGRRSLLSAAGMIVAGSVAACSAPQPQRPPAPQPLPRPPMPPAPASGPPLVNVETVYSEHRGADTSLMIAHPNGLQDTANLPMALFLHGRDAMNPSPIPWGVLDALQPEFDAGNIPPFGLVAVDGGFNSYWNDGSANGDLMSMLLQEVPGWLRERGLAGQDGLPFACGGVSTGGFGALNYAAERNMAGSPLAAVATIAPALPVTWQHMQEKGVFASEQEWIETDPLRRVDELGDVPVGIWIGEFDVFREGTDQLAQLYPNTPIYSVVPGGHEGPVFDSVGVDAVGFLAGGFPAEG
- a CDS encoding alpha/beta fold hydrolase; amino-acid sequence: MADYIEIPTEAGTFDALSAGAEGDRPVLLLHGFPEAAIEWREQLNVLGGAGCHAVAPDQRGYSPGVRPQEVFEYRQEALVSDVLAIADRLGWQRFDLVGHDWGAAIAWAVAAAHPDRIRTLTAVSVPHLDAFGRALREDEDQQRRSEYMQVFRRTGSDKLLLEDDARRLRRLYEHKIPETHIEEYVQRFSEPGALDAALNWYRAAKFADPIGQVRVPTLYVWSTEDPALGSTAALACGEHVTGPYRFEMFEEISHWVPEEAAEELTRVLLEHLIAHQDA
- a CDS encoding MarR family transcriptional regulator, producing the protein MDHIAGQLSSTIGPLRRRLLRLTRAAAGLPEIPDASVELMRVVDQLGTPTVAEAAAALNTAGSTVSNLVRALVRDGLATRTTGETDRRISHIALTERARELLQRYDGASERIVAAAMSKMDSEQRSSLAQAAPALRSLLEALQETEAAQSEED
- a CDS encoding aldose 1-epimerase family protein, with the protein product MSVGHGAAREFSRRAIGGAAIAAAGAAGLTGLGSTTAAAQATRGSDGQTANGRLYELRSGRHSLVVGGVAATVLSWRVDGTEMLLTHAPDDIGEGWQGKTLLPWANRIDQGRYTFGGEDLQVPINEPDRESALHGLMGFTEWTPVEHHRDRVVLEHLLHPHYGYPFTIAFRIEFTLQGNGFRSTLSARNAGRTDAPFGTANHTYLAAGGERVDDVVFELPANTYYVTNDRLIPTGKADVAGSEYDYRTARPIGATEMDTAFTDLDRDSDGTATVRFGRPDGSAVQLWADRTHGYLQVYTDDSPETDRPARAGLTVEPMTCAPNAFVTGDGMIVLRPGQTHTGSWGYRLLD
- a CDS encoding acetolactate synthase large subunit — its product is MKGAEGLLSTARAAGVDVCFANPGTTEMPLVEAFDSTPGVRTVLGLSEGVVTGAADGFSRMRGVPAMTLLHLGPGFANGIANLHNARRGRTPLINVVGEHASWHQAADAPLASDIDSLARPVSGWVGRTTSAESAAAEFVAARQAALAERMPATLIAAADHMWSEGGEQADVPQAPEPSTVDAERVEGMAKLLAGQGRPALLLGGAALGAEGLRLASRIAATVGGTVFAERNPARIERGPGIPAVPTLPYFPEDNLAALRDCTHLVLVGTGIPVSFFGYQDQPSVPVPPETQVHTLADTGEDTLAALRALAEATGSGAAEPPAHEPAELRAPQGALHAKAIATAIALTQPEHSIIVNEGVSSAAAYPAVAAAAPAHTELDLPGGAIGMGVPLSTGAALACPDRPVIDFQADGSAFYTLQGLWTQAREGLDVTTVICANSRYRILDVELGRAGVQQPGPAADGMTSLGDPGADWVSLAGGFGVPGSRATTGDELRAALQRAHAEPGPHLIEAVMT
- a CDS encoding sugar-binding domain-containing protein, yielding MPAQASPAPQWEPKEPPLTTPWTDQVGPDNALPEYPRPQMTREQWLNLNGLWEFAGAATPPAETSEQILVPYPPESGLSGIQRHDDHLLYKRTFEVPPDWAGQRLLLHFGAVDQKAAVSVNGKEVAVHEGGSTAFSADITDAVTDSGPQEVTVEVEDRNDANPYPVGKQRNDPGGIFYTGASGIWQTVWLEPVPDSHITGLKITPDLPDGSFAVRADGSRGGRVEAVLSEPGGGEVARASGDAGADVRLPVPDPHLWSPDDPYLYDLKVRLLDDEGRPVDEVGSYAGMRSIGLVDDEQGRPRLALNGKILFQHGPLDQGYWPDGIFTAPTDEALRSDLEQTKQLGFNMVRKHIKVEPARWYAHADRLGLLVWQDMPALVNGQTPGEDAKRNYEAEIRDMIDQLGNSPSIVTWVPFNEGWGEFDTARIAEQVQEQDPTRLVDAASGVNCCDSLPDTGAGHIYDDHTYVGPGAPEVTGERASVDGEYGGLGLVDEGHLWPGEPSSYEIVENREELTRRYREVHDDLVRIIGEKGISASVYTQITDVENEVNGFFTYDRQILKPDADAVREANRAVIDAGTP